From one Leptospira stimsonii genomic stretch:
- a CDS encoding RNA polymerase sigma factor — translation MVQSDSTDFSTLYEENHRTVYHFLLKISGDPEVSEDLTQEAFLKAFTFFAKFDPNIASFSTWTCSIAKNLYFKHYNKQKKEFGNLSLGDLVIDIEVNPEIPENLEKAFLEKAIKDSIESLPEPEKSIILFKELERKTLKETALALGISERTVSRRLISAVSLLREKMESQGLQF, via the coding sequence ATGGTTCAATCCGATTCTACAGATTTTTCAACCCTCTACGAAGAAAACCATCGGACGGTTTACCATTTTCTTCTCAAAATCTCCGGCGATCCGGAAGTTTCGGAAGATCTTACACAAGAAGCCTTCTTAAAAGCCTTTACATTTTTCGCGAAGTTCGATCCAAATATCGCATCCTTTAGCACTTGGACTTGCTCCATTGCAAAAAACCTATATTTCAAACATTATAATAAGCAGAAAAAGGAATTTGGAAATCTTAGCCTCGGCGATTTGGTCATAGATATAGAAGTTAACCCGGAAATTCCCGAAAATTTAGAGAAAGCTTTTTTAGAAAAAGCGATAAAAGATTCGATTGAGAGTCTTCCTGAACCGGAAAAAAGTATAATACTATTTAAGGAATTAGAAAGAAAGACTCTGAAAGAAACCGCGCTTGCGCTTGGAATTTCGGAAAGAACAGTTAGTAGAAGGTTGATTTCTGCCGTCTCTTTATTGAGAGAAAAAATGGAAAGTCAAGGATTACAATTCTAA
- a CDS encoding 2Fe-2S iron-sulfur cluster-binding protein, which produces MVKIKIDGIEYEVDEKKNLISAAKDVGIEIPFFCYHPKLSIVGMCRMCLIEIEGVPRLQAACNTKVTEGLSIFTKNDRIKEAREGTMEFLLANHPLDCPVCDKAGECQLQDNAFKEGKGNSRFTLQKRNVPQEEIGSNLIINHNRCIVCYRCVRFEEEIVGESNLGLFERGYHSIIGLAKNEPIQHNFQGALADLCPTGALLNNKTLFKSRVWWYKNAESICPGCSTGCNITTNVRDNKMYRYMPRIDEEKDMYFLCDKGRFDIDWLNENRLFAYYRNGAASESGVVLPEIAEKITKANQIAILGGASESNENLKSILQSAGSFGKTVIFEVRVDSVQSKPPEQKDFLMTTDLRPNTRGGVDGGFVSSQGIESIRKSVESGVIDLVFVIKENLKELLPSLTSKTTVVVLETNLTSDISEVTYGVPIQTFAEQTGSFTNKNGLNQNFQKAMDPPKGLLNSGSVFRKLAELVKDLSSSPKEVSSIGNR; this is translated from the coding sequence ATGGTAAAAATCAAAATCGACGGAATCGAGTATGAGGTAGATGAAAAGAAAAACCTTATCTCCGCGGCGAAAGATGTCGGAATAGAAATTCCTTTCTTCTGTTATCACCCTAAACTCTCCATTGTCGGTATGTGCAGAATGTGCCTTATCGAAATAGAAGGGGTTCCAAGGCTACAAGCCGCCTGCAATACCAAAGTCACCGAAGGACTTTCCATCTTTACTAAAAACGATCGAATCAAAGAGGCTCGTGAAGGAACGATGGAATTTCTCCTCGCGAATCATCCTCTGGATTGCCCCGTTTGCGACAAGGCAGGAGAATGCCAACTTCAGGACAACGCATTTAAAGAAGGAAAAGGAAATTCCCGATTTACATTACAAAAAAGGAATGTACCACAGGAAGAAATCGGATCAAATCTGATCATCAATCACAACCGTTGTATCGTCTGTTATCGTTGTGTTCGATTTGAGGAAGAAATCGTCGGAGAATCCAATCTCGGACTTTTCGAAAGAGGATATCATTCAATCATAGGTCTCGCGAAGAATGAACCGATCCAGCATAACTTTCAAGGTGCGCTCGCGGATCTTTGTCCGACCGGTGCTCTTTTAAACAATAAAACCTTATTTAAATCGAGAGTTTGGTGGTATAAGAACGCTGAATCGATCTGTCCAGGTTGTAGTACTGGCTGTAATATTACTACGAACGTAAGAGACAACAAAATGTATCGTTATATGCCTCGCATCGACGAGGAGAAGGATATGTATTTTCTCTGCGACAAAGGTCGTTTCGATATCGATTGGTTGAATGAGAATCGCCTTTTTGCATATTATCGGAATGGAGCGGCTTCGGAAAGTGGGGTCGTATTGCCCGAGATCGCCGAGAAAATCACAAAAGCAAACCAAATTGCAATTTTAGGTGGCGCCTCCGAATCGAATGAGAATTTGAAATCGATTCTACAAAGTGCAGGATCGTTTGGAAAAACGGTGATTTTTGAAGTTCGGGTGGATTCTGTTCAATCCAAACCTCCGGAACAAAAGGACTTCTTGATGACCACCGATTTAAGACCGAACACAAGAGGCGGTGTGGATGGAGGGTTTGTCTCTTCACAAGGAATAGAATCGATTCGTAAGTCGGTTGAATCCGGGGTGATCGATTTGGTTTTTGTTATCAAAGAAAATCTAAAGGAACTATTACCTTCCCTAACATCTAAAACAACGGTCGTTGTATTGGAAACAAATTTGACTTCGGATATCTCGGAAGTAACCTATGGAGTTCCAATTCAAACATTTGCTGAGCAAACCGGTTCATTTACCAATAAGAACGGATTGAATCAGAATTTTCAGAAAGCAATGGATCCGCCGAAGGGCTTGCTGAATTCCGGATCCGTATTCCGGAAACTTGCGGAATTAGTAAAAGATTTGTCTTCTTCTCCGAAGGAGGTTAGCTCAATTGGGAACCGTTAA
- a CDS encoding NuoI/complex I 23 kDa subunit family protein, with protein sequence MGTVNVIRVASRHKLTWYEKFYFYSIGKGLWITLKHFIKAALLRGAVTIEFPEKKRKYSTRFRGMHTMKRDEQGRERCTSCFCCMWICPADAIYIEAAEVTPEIQHLHPEDKFAKKFEINLLRCIFCGLCEEACPKGAIYLDGPGEMAADNRDDLILTKERMMQKVGGPIIGERV encoded by the coding sequence TTGGGAACCGTTAATGTAATCCGGGTTGCGAGTCGACATAAACTAACTTGGTATGAGAAATTCTATTTCTATTCGATCGGAAAAGGTCTTTGGATAACGCTCAAACATTTTATCAAAGCCGCCCTTCTGAGAGGTGCCGTTACGATAGAATTTCCCGAAAAGAAAAGAAAGTATTCCACTCGTTTTCGTGGAATGCACACAATGAAACGCGATGAACAAGGTAGAGAACGGTGCACGAGTTGTTTTTGTTGTATGTGGATTTGTCCGGCGGACGCCATTTACATCGAGGCCGCGGAAGTTACTCCCGAAATTCAACACCTTCATCCGGAAGATAAGTTTGCGAAGAAATTTGAAATCAACTTGTTACGTTGTATCTTTTGCGGATTGTGCGAGGAAGCCTGTCCAAAGGGCGCTATATATTTGGATGGCCCGGGCGAAATGGCGGCGGACAATCGAGATGATTTGATTCTTACAAAAGAAAGAATGATGCAGAAAGTCGGCGGGCCGATCATAGGAGAAAGAGTTTAA
- a CDS encoding DUF433 domain-containing protein: MSDDEFTSIEMIPGYLGGKPFIKGTGVRVLEILDLLLSGMSRKGILREYPGISNEDIDASVAYLEAKLEIARQNEYLKRKAV; this comes from the coding sequence ATGAGTGACGACGAGTTTACTTCGATTGAAATGATTCCTGGATATTTGGGTGGAAAGCCCTTTATCAAAGGAACCGGCGTTCGTGTTCTGGAAATACTAGATCTGCTCTTATCAGGAATGTCGAGAAAAGGAATTCTTCGGGAATATCCGGGAATTTCAAATGAGGATATTGACGCTTCCGTCGCGTATTTAGAAGCAAAGCTTGAAATTGCCAGACAAAACGAATATTTAAAAAGAAAAGCAGTCTAA
- the aroC gene encoding chorismate synthase has translation MPSSWGKIFKVSTFGESHGESVGVVVEGVPAGIPIRLEEIQKDLNRRRPGQSKLTTPRDEADTVRVVSGVFEGKTIGAPIALIVNNQNTISKDYENLRTTFRPSHADYTYQVKYGFRAHVGGGRSSVRETIGRVAAAAIARMILKDDLGIETVAWVDSIGPVQSKIGENYPKSREEVDQNEVRCPDATSADAMRDLILKMKEAGDSVGGTIKCVSYNLPPGLGDPVYDKLDGDLAKAILSIPACKGFEVGSGFSGTLLTGSTHNDEFYVEEGTGRVRTKTNNSGGLQGGISNGEELVIRAAFKPTSTIFKKQNTVTLKGEETTLEAKGRHDPCVLPRAVPIIEAVVNLVLVDAYLYQRAINPLWFQKWATVPDYYKDLEL, from the coding sequence ATGCCTTCAAGTTGGGGAAAAATTTTTAAAGTCAGCACGTTTGGAGAATCTCACGGTGAGTCCGTGGGCGTCGTAGTCGAAGGAGTTCCCGCGGGAATCCCCATTCGTTTAGAAGAAATTCAAAAAGACTTAAACCGAAGAAGACCCGGTCAAAGCAAATTAACGACTCCTCGTGACGAGGCTGATACGGTTCGCGTCGTGTCCGGAGTTTTCGAGGGAAAAACAATCGGGGCTCCGATTGCATTGATCGTAAACAATCAAAATACGATTTCAAAAGATTATGAAAATTTAAGAACAACCTTTCGCCCTTCCCACGCGGATTATACGTATCAAGTGAAATACGGGTTCCGCGCACATGTCGGAGGCGGTCGTTCTTCCGTCCGAGAAACGATCGGTAGAGTGGCGGCGGCGGCCATCGCAAGAATGATACTGAAAGACGATTTAGGAATCGAAACCGTTGCTTGGGTCGATTCGATCGGACCGGTTCAATCCAAGATTGGTGAAAATTATCCGAAGTCGAGGGAAGAAGTCGACCAAAACGAAGTTCGATGTCCTGATGCAACCAGCGCCGATGCGATGAGAGACCTGATTCTTAAGATGAAGGAAGCCGGCGACAGCGTCGGAGGAACGATCAAATGTGTTTCTTACAACCTTCCCCCCGGTTTAGGCGATCCCGTTTACGATAAGTTAGACGGAGATCTCGCGAAGGCGATTCTTTCTATTCCCGCTTGCAAAGGATTTGAAGTAGGTTCCGGATTTTCGGGAACTCTTCTCACGGGAAGCACGCATAACGATGAGTTTTATGTCGAAGAGGGAACAGGACGTGTTCGAACCAAAACGAACAATTCCGGCGGACTTCAGGGTGGAATTTCCAACGGGGAAGAACTCGTGATTCGCGCGGCATTTAAACCGACTTCTACGATTTTTAAAAAGCAGAATACCGTGACTCTCAAGGGAGAAGAAACGACTTTGGAAGCGAAAGGTCGACACGATCCTTGTGTCCTCCCGCGAGCGGTTCCGATTATCGAAGCCGTAGTGAACTTAGTTCTTGTGGACGCCTATCTCTACCAAAGGGCGATCAATCCACTCTGGTTCCAAAAATGGGCCACGGTTCCGGATTACTACAAAGACTTGGAACTTTAA